In the Maribacter sp. MJ134 genome, one interval contains:
- a CDS encoding DUF4301 family protein, with protein sequence MMEFTEKDKEQLKSKGISETKVSAQIETFKEGIPFVNLQRAAVVGDGIYRFTKEEEEDLVRSYETNAKNLSILKFVPASGAASRMFKALFNFLDAYDPTEETFDAYLERSNDKDLKVFAEGIKNFPFYQKVKDRLNQESATKGEEVYAFVSEMMGEDALNYGFYPKGLLPFHQYDNNTATPFEEHLKEGALYGASKGNAKLHFTISEQHEEMFKEEFSQVGTRVSEATGTAFTVGYSFQKSATDTIAVDMNNKPFRNNDGSVLFRPGGHGALIENLNEQDEDIIFIKNIDNVAVMRDADAVAQSKKILAGVLLNAQKKAFDYMRLIQGDGVDENQSAEIKQFLESKLNARFAGDYDRLTKEEQLKALQEKLQRPIRVCGMVKNEGEPGGGPFWITNAQGELSLQIIESAQIDMDDQKQVAILKNSTHFNPVDLVCGVRNQKGEKLDLLKFVDHKQGFITSKTKDGKELKALELPGLWNGAMAYWNTIFVEVPLVTFNPVKTVNDLLKPSHQG encoded by the coding sequence ATGATGGAATTTACGGAGAAAGATAAGGAACAGTTAAAGTCTAAAGGGATATCCGAAACGAAGGTAAGCGCACAGATTGAAACATTTAAGGAAGGAATCCCCTTCGTTAATTTACAACGCGCCGCGGTAGTCGGTGATGGTATTTATAGGTTTACCAAAGAAGAGGAAGAAGATTTGGTTCGTAGTTACGAAACTAATGCCAAGAACCTTTCCATATTAAAATTTGTTCCGGCTTCCGGTGCCGCCTCCCGTATGTTCAAAGCCTTATTCAATTTTCTGGATGCTTACGATCCAACGGAAGAAACCTTTGACGCATACTTAGAGCGATCCAATGATAAGGACCTTAAGGTATTTGCTGAAGGGATTAAAAACTTTCCTTTTTACCAAAAAGTCAAGGATAGGCTTAATCAAGAAAGTGCTACCAAAGGTGAAGAGGTATATGCATTCGTTTCTGAAATGATGGGAGAAGATGCACTTAATTACGGTTTTTATCCAAAGGGGTTACTGCCTTTTCATCAATATGACAACAATACGGCAACGCCTTTTGAAGAGCATTTAAAAGAGGGCGCACTCTATGGCGCCTCCAAGGGCAATGCCAAACTTCATTTTACCATTTCTGAACAGCATGAGGAAATGTTCAAGGAAGAGTTTTCGCAAGTCGGGACTAGGGTTTCGGAAGCTACGGGAACGGCATTTACTGTGGGTTACTCATTCCAAAAATCGGCCACCGATACTATTGCCGTAGATATGAACAACAAGCCATTTAGGAACAATGACGGCTCTGTTTTGTTTAGACCTGGAGGTCATGGCGCTTTGATTGAAAACTTAAACGAGCAAGATGAGGATATTATCTTCATCAAGAACATAGATAATGTAGCGGTGATGCGCGATGCGGATGCCGTGGCCCAAAGCAAAAAGATATTGGCGGGAGTATTACTAAATGCACAGAAAAAGGCGTTTGATTATATGAGATTAATACAAGGTGATGGTGTTGATGAGAACCAAAGTGCTGAAATAAAACAATTTTTAGAGTCCAAGCTTAATGCTAGATTCGCTGGCGATTATGATCGTCTTACAAAGGAAGAACAATTAAAAGCTCTTCAAGAAAAGTTGCAACGCCCCATTAGGGTCTGTGGTATGGTAAAGAATGAAGGTGAGCCCGGAGGTGGTCCGTTTTGGATAACGAATGCACAGGGAGAATTATCGCTTCAAATTATAGAATCGGCCCAAATAGATATGGACGACCAAAAACAGGTTGCTATCTTAAAGAATTCCACCCATTTTAACCCTGTAGATTTGGTTTGCGGGGTACGTAATCAGAAAGGGGAGAAACTGGACCTTTTAAAATTCGTAGATCACAAACAAGGCTTTATAACAAGTAAAACTAAAGATGGTAAGGAGTTAAAGGCCTTAGAGCTGCCTGGTCTATGGAATGGAGCCATGGCATACTGGAACACTATTTTTGTAGAGGTACCTTTGGTCACCTTCAATCCGGTAAAAACGGTAAACGACTTATTAAAGCCCTCACATCAAGGTTAA
- a CDS encoding Hsp20/alpha crystallin family protein produces MEESDGNQEVSYTRREFGYASFKRSFSLPETVSDDKIKAEYTDGVLSIHLPKKEEAKQKPARSIKIS; encoded by the coding sequence ATGGAAGAGAGCGATGGAAATCAAGAGGTGAGTTATACACGTAGAGAGTTTGGATATGCTTCTTTTAAACGTTCTTTCTCATTGCCGGAAACGGTAAGTGATGACAAAATTAAAGCAGAATATACAGACGGCGTGTTGAGCATTCACCTTCCCAAAAAGGAGGAGGCAAAACAGAAGCCTGCGAGAAGTATTAAAATCTCTTAG
- a CDS encoding sigma-54-dependent transcriptional regulator, whose protein sequence is MPKILIIEDDISFAQMLQKFLTRKNFQVHVSHTGLDGEERLKNHPYDVVLADLRLPAYDGLQLFSQIRGKTQVIVMTGYAEVTTAVHAMRKGAFDYIAKPFAPDQLLNSIDKALKMSESEDKEKHMHNEQSSPKQGSSSILKTGSSKGKLKFISDAAQELNNYISLVAPTDMSVLIVGESGTGKEVSAKAIHANSKRKDKAFIALDCGAIPKELAASEFFGHLKGSFTGAISDKIGSFEAANGGTLFLDEVGNLSYENQIQLLRALQERKIKRIGSNKEIKVDVRVISATNEDLQKGVAKGTFRDDLYHRLNEFSFRIPALTEREGDLPVFANHFLEVSNLELNKHILGFSEEAWDIFRNYNWPGNIRELQNVIKRAVLLSQGERIEPNVLPQELSKGLENDANRDLSKEEFEKEQILKALKRTNYNKSKAAKMLRITRKTLYNRISHYKLEI, encoded by the coding sequence ATGCCCAAAATCTTAATTATTGAAGATGATATCTCCTTCGCACAAATGCTCCAGAAGTTCCTAACAAGAAAAAATTTTCAGGTACATGTCAGTCACACAGGTCTAGATGGCGAGGAAAGATTAAAGAACCACCCTTACGATGTAGTCCTTGCAGACTTAAGACTTCCAGCATATGATGGGTTGCAGCTTTTCTCTCAAATAAGGGGGAAAACCCAAGTTATAGTAATGACAGGCTATGCGGAGGTAACTACCGCAGTACATGCGATGAGGAAGGGGGCTTTCGATTATATTGCCAAACCCTTTGCACCAGATCAGCTTCTTAATAGTATTGACAAGGCATTAAAGATGTCTGAATCCGAGGATAAGGAGAAGCACATGCATAATGAACAATCATCCCCAAAACAGGGATCATCCTCAATCTTAAAAACAGGTTCTTCAAAAGGGAAGCTAAAGTTTATAAGTGATGCAGCCCAAGAGCTGAATAACTATATTTCTTTGGTGGCTCCAACCGATATGTCGGTTTTAATAGTAGGAGAAAGCGGAACGGGGAAGGAGGTTTCTGCAAAGGCTATTCATGCAAATAGTAAAAGAAAAGATAAAGCTTTTATTGCGTTAGATTGCGGCGCTATACCTAAGGAGTTGGCAGCCAGTGAATTTTTTGGTCATCTAAAAGGTAGTTTTACGGGTGCTATTTCAGATAAGATAGGAAGTTTTGAAGCGGCCAATGGAGGAACTCTTTTTTTGGATGAAGTAGGGAATTTATCCTATGAAAATCAGATACAGCTTTTAAGGGCGTTACAGGAACGTAAAATAAAACGCATTGGGAGCAACAAGGAGATCAAGGTAGACGTACGGGTAATTTCCGCAACCAATGAAGATTTACAAAAGGGTGTTGCAAAAGGCACTTTTCGAGACGATTTGTACCATAGATTAAATGAGTTTTCTTTTCGTATTCCTGCATTAACAGAAAGGGAAGGAGACTTACCCGTCTTTGCCAATCATTTTTTAGAAGTATCCAACCTGGAACTGAATAAGCATATCTTGGGATTTTCTGAAGAAGCTTGGGATATTTTTAGAAACTATAATTGGCCGGGAAATATTAGAGAGCTTCAAAATGTCATAAAACGGGCCGTATTACTTTCTCAAGGGGAGAGAATAGAACCAAATGTTTTGCCCCAAGAATTGAGCAAGGGGTTAGAAAACGATGCGAATAGGGACCTGTCCAAGGAAGAATTTGAAAAAGAACAAATATTAAAAGCTCTAAAACGTACTAATTATAATAAGTCCAAAGCGGCTAAGATGCTTAGGATAACCAGAAAAACTCTATATAATAGAATTAGCCATTATAAACTGGAGATTTAG
- a CDS encoding ATP-binding protein has protein sequence MSGFSTKLTQKIIISYLLLVILAVIASSYVYSEISDYLATESTTENDVKLLKTNTFVSQLYEAESLSELALQTRKKSDFNTYKQHIETLYKDIDELRGLSTQEQQLMLLDSLQLLLEQKVLNTNVLRKLKTQDQTSAAIDMALEQFEQMEANLGVITAEGLAPNLEELSPKAQEAIEKVAHYLNSNIPTDESNEDKARRADSVLNVSRSLLREVKEENMLNLQALTKQERTINRTNLELSQQLGYILASFEKEILVNSINDTIKKETALKRSIRLASGAALLGFLVVVVFIFILNRDFWKANLYRKKLEKEKKFTDVLLKSRERLIRTVSHDVRTPLNTISGYTTLLEDSKISQQQQNYISNIKSATGYMTNLVNDLLDFSQLDAEKMKPEKIDFNLADLLTETAQHIATAHANEDISLTLKIENTLERPIVNDPVRIRQIIANLIGNAFKFTLVGEILVKANIIDTLEPNLVQISISDTGVGISKEQQEVIFNEFEQAPDHRGKNYHGYGLGLSIAKKLTQLLGGSLTLESEVGKGSVFTLKFPLVFGQEEQKNVTKAPPIALQKPLRILIIDDDTAFLHLLGEMLRSENITPILYSDFNLVPMADADLAYDLVLTDIEMPKVSGFDIVKQLPEGKYDHYKNQPILAMTGRKDLKKEVFTSKGFLTVLRKPFSKSELLQELGILNLVDKMVHHGVSASLKGNGLYHTGLLESFLGDDGMAIQQLLETFRKDTIENQKSLKIAFLNKSATTLSSAAHRMLPMFRQLQITEAIPILEVLEEIPLDYDNWKNIKIDFDKLHRFLDKLLETLENDMTKSPVYNG, from the coding sequence ATGAGCGGATTCAGCACTAAGCTTACTCAAAAAATTATAATCAGTTATTTGCTGCTGGTGATACTTGCCGTTATCGCTTCTTCTTACGTGTACTCTGAAATTAGTGATTACCTCGCTACAGAATCTACCACGGAAAACGATGTTAAACTGCTTAAGACAAATACGTTCGTATCACAATTATACGAAGCGGAAAGCCTATCTGAACTGGCACTTCAAACTCGAAAAAAGAGCGATTTCAATACCTATAAACAACATATTGAGACCCTATACAAAGACATTGATGAACTTAGAGGGTTGAGCACCCAAGAACAACAATTGATGCTATTGGACAGCCTACAGCTATTATTGGAGCAAAAGGTGCTTAACACAAACGTACTTAGAAAGCTTAAGACCCAAGACCAGACCAGCGCAGCTATTGATATGGCCTTGGAACAATTTGAACAAATGGAAGCCAACCTAGGCGTTATCACTGCTGAGGGTTTAGCTCCAAATCTGGAAGAATTATCTCCTAAAGCTCAAGAAGCCATCGAAAAAGTAGCCCACTACCTAAACAGCAATATCCCAACCGATGAATCCAACGAGGATAAAGCAAGACGAGCCGATAGTGTCTTAAACGTTTCAAGGTCTTTGTTGCGAGAGGTGAAAGAAGAGAACATGCTTAACCTCCAAGCTTTGACCAAGCAAGAACGCACTATCAACAGAACCAATTTGGAACTCTCGCAACAGTTAGGCTATATTCTAGCTTCCTTTGAAAAGGAAATTTTGGTAAATAGCATCAACGATACAATCAAAAAGGAAACCGCCCTTAAAAGGAGTATTCGGTTAGCAAGCGGTGCAGCCCTCCTAGGGTTTTTAGTTGTGGTGGTTTTTATTTTTATTCTCAATAGAGATTTTTGGAAGGCCAATCTTTACCGTAAAAAATTAGAAAAGGAAAAAAAATTCACGGACGTCTTACTGAAAAGCAGGGAACGTTTAATCCGCACTGTGAGTCATGATGTCCGCACTCCTCTCAACACTATTTCAGGTTACACGACACTATTGGAAGATTCAAAAATTTCACAACAACAGCAGAACTATATTAGTAACATAAAATCGGCAACAGGCTATATGACCAACCTGGTCAATGACCTGTTGGATTTTTCGCAATTGGATGCGGAAAAAATGAAGCCCGAAAAAATTGACTTCAACCTTGCTGACCTATTGACCGAAACAGCTCAGCATATCGCAACGGCCCATGCCAACGAAGACATTTCCTTGACTCTAAAGATTGAGAATACCCTAGAACGACCTATTGTCAACGACCCGGTTAGAATACGACAGATTATCGCAAACCTTATCGGTAATGCCTTTAAATTTACCTTGGTCGGAGAAATTTTGGTAAAAGCAAATATCATCGACACTCTAGAACCCAATCTGGTTCAAATTTCCATTTCCGACACCGGGGTCGGTATTTCAAAAGAACAACAAGAGGTTATTTTCAACGAATTTGAGCAAGCACCGGACCATAGAGGCAAAAATTACCATGGTTATGGTCTAGGTCTGTCCATAGCCAAAAAACTAACCCAACTTTTAGGAGGTTCTCTAACACTAGAAAGTGAAGTAGGAAAAGGTAGTGTTTTCACCCTAAAGTTTCCGCTCGTTTTTGGACAGGAAGAACAAAAAAATGTAACCAAGGCACCACCTATTGCCCTTCAAAAACCATTGCGAATACTTATTATAGATGACGATACGGCCTTTCTTCATCTATTAGGGGAAATGTTACGTAGCGAGAACATTACGCCAATACTCTATAGCGATTTTAACCTTGTTCCCATGGCAGATGCCGACCTAGCCTATGACCTGGTATTGACCGATATTGAAATGCCTAAGGTCTCCGGTTTTGATATTGTAAAGCAATTGCCCGAAGGAAAGTATGACCATTATAAAAATCAGCCCATCCTAGCTATGACAGGGAGGAAAGATTTGAAAAAAGAAGTTTTCACCTCCAAAGGATTCCTTACGGTGTTAAGAAAACCTTTCTCTAAATCGGAACTTTTGCAGGAGCTGGGAATTTTGAACCTAGTTGACAAGATGGTTCACCATGGAGTTTCAGCAAGTCTTAAGGGAAATGGTCTTTATCATACAGGTTTGCTAGAATCCTTTCTCGGGGATGATGGTATGGCCATTCAGCAACTTTTGGAAACGTTCCGAAAAGACACCATTGAAAATCAGAAATCCTTAAAAATCGCATTTTTAAACAAAAGTGCGACAACCCTTAGCTCAGCAGCCCATAGAATGTTGCCCATGTTTCGTCAACTTCAAATTACAGAGGCCATTCCAATTTTAGAAGTATTAGAGGAGATTCCCTTAGATTATGATAACTGGAAAAATATAAAAATCGATTTTGATAAGCTGCATAGGTTCCTAGATAAACTACTGGAAACCCTAGAGAATGACATGACTAAATCTCCAGTTTATAATGGCTAA
- a CDS encoding TonB-dependent receptor, whose protein sequence is MKYTIFTTLAIFGLTMASQAQQQPADSIEGKKVVLDEVFVSAIRVTKESPVTFSNLTKEDIKPRNLGQDIPILMNFLPSVVTTSDAGAGIGYTGIRVRGSDATRVNVTINGIPYNDAESQGTFWVNMPDFASSTESLQLQRGVGTSTNGAGAFGASLNLLTDGFSEEAYAQISSSVGSFNTLRSNIKFSTGLLNDHIEISGRLSQINSDGYIDRARADMDSYFLQGAYKDDNTLIKALLFGGHEITYQSWFGIDAATLESDRTFNPAGIYTDENGNTQFYDNEVDNYKQDHAQLLWNEQISDTWSTNVALHYTRGRGFFEQFREDDDFETYGFEPLTVNGEVVNTTDLIRRRWLDNDFYGTVFSANYVKDKLNLIIGGGWNKYEGDHFGEVIWARFASDSEIRDRYYDDNSTKTDFNMYTKANYQLNTQWSLYGDLQYRRVGYRANGEDTGLVDDTFNFFNPKAGVTFDLNRNNNFYFSYAVANREPNRNDYESGNPRPERLNDFELGWRYVSPDIQLNTNIYYMNYKDQLVLTGELNDVGAPLRENVGDSYRLGLEIDASIRFNDKFSIQPNIALSTNKNQDFVFQRDGVLQELGNTNIAYSPNIIFGNMFTYSPTDTFQVSLLSKYVGEQYMGNIDSETSILDAYSQTDFNVQYELKCDGFLKSIVFSGLVNNIFDAKFESNGYFFTFDDDFSDPNVITTIEGAGFYPQAGINFLLGATVNF, encoded by the coding sequence ATGAAGTACACTATTTTCACAACATTGGCCATATTCGGCCTAACAATGGCCTCACAGGCCCAACAACAACCAGCGGATTCCATAGAAGGTAAAAAAGTAGTGCTAGACGAGGTCTTCGTTTCCGCTATTAGGGTAACCAAGGAATCTCCCGTAACGTTTTCCAACTTAACAAAGGAGGATATTAAACCTCGAAATTTAGGTCAAGATATTCCTATTTTGATGAACTTTCTACCATCTGTGGTCACCACCTCCGATGCAGGAGCGGGAATAGGGTATACCGGTATACGGGTACGTGGTAGTGATGCCACGAGGGTAAACGTAACCATTAACGGCATACCGTATAACGATGCCGAATCTCAAGGCACGTTCTGGGTAAATATGCCAGACTTTGCTTCCTCTACGGAGAGTTTGCAGTTGCAACGTGGGGTAGGTACCTCTACTAACGGGGCGGGAGCCTTTGGTGCAAGTTTGAATTTATTGACAGATGGTTTTTCGGAAGAAGCCTATGCGCAAATTTCATCTTCCGTAGGAAGTTTCAATACCCTGCGGAGTAACATAAAATTCAGCACCGGATTATTGAACGATCATATAGAGATTTCCGGACGTTTATCACAAATAAACTCGGATGGATACATAGATCGGGCACGTGCCGATATGGATTCCTACTTTCTGCAAGGAGCTTATAAGGATGATAACACCCTCATCAAGGCCTTATTGTTCGGTGGGCATGAGATTACCTATCAATCTTGGTTCGGTATAGACGCAGCAACATTGGAAAGTGATCGAACTTTTAATCCGGCAGGTATATATACGGACGAAAATGGAAATACACAATTCTATGATAACGAGGTAGATAATTACAAACAGGATCATGCACAGTTGTTATGGAATGAACAAATATCCGATACTTGGAGTACTAACGTGGCCCTACATTACACTCGTGGGAGAGGCTTTTTTGAGCAATTCCGGGAAGATGACGATTTCGAGACCTATGGTTTTGAGCCGTTAACCGTTAATGGTGAGGTAGTAAATACGACCGATTTAATTCGCAGACGATGGCTGGATAATGATTTCTATGGCACGGTGTTCTCCGCAAACTATGTTAAGGACAAACTAAACCTGATTATCGGTGGCGGTTGGAACAAGTATGAAGGAGATCATTTTGGGGAGGTAATTTGGGCACGTTTTGCTAGCGATAGTGAAATTAGGGATCGTTACTACGACGATAACTCTACCAAGACAGATTTTAACATGTACACCAAGGCCAATTACCAATTAAATACGCAATGGTCACTGTATGGAGATCTTCAATATAGAAGAGTGGGGTACCGTGCAAACGGGGAAGATACCGGTCTGGTAGACGATACCTTTAATTTTTTCAATCCCAAGGCAGGAGTTACCTTCGATTTAAACCGGAACAACAACTTCTATTTTTCCTATGCCGTAGCTAACCGCGAACCTAATAGAAACGACTACGAAAGCGGAAATCCAAGACCAGAAAGGCTTAACGATTTTGAACTGGGGTGGCGTTATGTATCTCCGGACATACAATTGAATACCAACATCTATTACATGAACTATAAAGACCAACTGGTCCTAACAGGTGAATTAAACGATGTTGGCGCACCCTTACGGGAAAACGTAGGAGACAGTTATAGATTGGGACTGGAGATTGATGCGTCCATTAGATTCAATGATAAATTCAGCATACAACCCAACATAGCCCTAAGCACAAATAAGAACCAGGATTTCGTTTTTCAGCGAGATGGTGTGCTGCAGGAGTTGGGGAATACCAATATTGCATATTCGCCCAATATCATTTTTGGCAATATGTTTACCTATAGCCCTACCGATACTTTTCAAGTATCCCTTTTATCTAAATATGTAGGGGAGCAATACATGGGCAACATCGATTCGGAGACATCTATATTAGATGCCTATTCCCAAACAGATTTTAATGTGCAGTATGAGTTAAAATGTGATGGTTTTTTAAAGAGTATCGTATTCTCCGGACTGGTAAACAACATATTTGATGCTAAGTTTGAGTCTAACGGATACTTCTTCACTTTTGATGATGATTTCTCGGACCCAAATGTAATTACCACAATTGAAGGTGCTGGATTTTATCCGCAGGCGGGAATAAACTTTTTACTTGGGGCAACGGTCAATTTTTAG
- a CDS encoding 2OG-Fe(II) oxygenase family protein — MFQDLKLHHRDGFITTNIPALKDSKLRAALQRFLVLPLSKRMKYSQKKLEVAFDGYSYMGQTDSLNQYDSDLLHSFVLSDISDQENFPQPFQQYLSQEFPEQLLLIRELEKEILKRLGFSKFNIFYENHVSHMVSCNFYPELTNSVHNIELSERLSYHTDVSLFSIFLFGLESGFSYEKSSGDKVVLDSIDEVVLFPGHLMELMSNGKIKALNHGVVLPENRMEQRFSFAFFSLPKPQANMQFGSFKGSGKDYYKQYLNQF; from the coding sequence ATGTTTCAGGATTTGAAACTACATCATAGGGATGGTTTTATAACTACCAATATCCCTGCTTTAAAGGATAGTAAGCTAAGAGCCGCTTTACAACGGTTCTTAGTGCTGCCCTTATCTAAAAGAATGAAGTATTCCCAGAAGAAATTAGAGGTTGCATTTGATGGCTATTCCTATATGGGTCAGACAGACAGTCTAAACCAGTATGACAGCGATTTGTTACACTCCTTTGTGCTTTCTGATATAAGTGACCAAGAAAATTTCCCGCAACCTTTTCAGCAATATTTAAGCCAAGAATTTCCGGAGCAGTTGCTTTTGATCAGAGAATTGGAGAAAGAAATATTAAAGAGACTAGGTTTTAGTAAGTTTAATATTTTCTATGAGAACCACGTTAGCCACATGGTGTCCTGTAATTTTTATCCGGAGTTAACGAATAGCGTCCATAATATAGAACTCTCAGAACGACTTTCATACCACACCGATGTTTCTTTGTTTTCCATATTTCTCTTTGGACTTGAGTCTGGCTTTTCATACGAGAAATCCTCTGGAGATAAGGTTGTTTTAGACAGCATAGATGAGGTAGTGCTCTTTCCGGGTCATTTAATGGAACTAATGTCCAATGGAAAAATTAAGGCTTTGAATCATGGTGTAGTACTCCCGGAAAATAGAATGGAGCAACGATTTTCGTTTGCCTTCTTTTCCTTGCCGAAACCACAGGCCAATATGCAGTTCGGTTCGTTCAAAGGAAGTGGAAAAGACTATTATAAGCAGTACTTAAATCAGTTTTAA
- the pnuC gene encoding nicotinamide riboside transporter PnuC, which yields MNTENIALSLEIMAVVFGLAYLYFLIHEKRICWLFGIASSLLSIVIFYQNNLYSEAVLFVYYVIIGVYGFWLWTTKYEQNIPVTIVKIPKKTLLVSIVLGSLGAISLGWFFSNFTDADSPYFDATTTGFSFVASYLEVKKYIAAWLFWIVINGATIYLYLTKDLNIYTLLTVVYFAFSFYGFWNWKVKYRDAVLQP from the coding sequence GTGAATACCGAAAATATAGCTTTAAGTCTAGAAATAATGGCGGTGGTATTCGGCTTGGCCTATCTTTATTTCTTGATACACGAAAAAAGAATATGCTGGTTGTTCGGCATAGCCTCCTCTTTATTAAGTATTGTTATCTTTTATCAGAACAATCTATATTCAGAAGCGGTCTTATTTGTTTACTATGTTATTATTGGCGTTTATGGGTTTTGGTTATGGACTACTAAGTACGAGCAGAATATACCCGTTACGATTGTTAAAATACCTAAGAAAACACTTTTGGTAAGCATTGTTTTAGGTAGTTTAGGTGCGATTTCCTTGGGTTGGTTCTTCTCGAATTTTACAGATGCGGATAGCCCTTATTTCGATGCCACTACAACGGGCTTCAGTTTTGTAGCCAGTTATTTAGAAGTTAAAAAGTACATAGCGGCGTGGCTATTTTGGATAGTAATCAACGGAGCTACTATTTATTTGTATTTAACAAAAGACTTGAACATATATACTTTATTGACCGTAGTATATTTTGCCTTCTCCTTTTATGGTTTTTGGAATTGGAAAGTAAAATACAGGGATGCCGTTCTGCAGCCCTGA
- a CDS encoding ABC transporter substrate-binding protein — MKKLKIALDWTANTNHTGFYVAKEKGYYSDLGLEVALITPDSDNYSVTPVKKVELGQADLALCPLESIVSYKTKKRPFDAVALATIFKEDISAIAVLEKSAILGPKDLDGCTYASYKARYEDEIVRQMIKNDGGNGTFKITYPEKLGIWETILNGTADATWIFTNWEGIRAQQEGIKLNLFKMADYGIPYGYSPVIMANRETVDKQKEIYSKVLKATKKGFLFAQKEPEIAIESIKPFVAKEDNNIDLVASQMYTSPYYGNSDNWGIMEKEHVNSFLSWLQNKGLEKAPLSYKDVVF, encoded by the coding sequence ATGAAAAAACTTAAAATTGCATTGGACTGGACTGCGAATACCAACCATACTGGTTTTTACGTGGCAAAAGAGAAGGGGTATTACTCCGATTTAGGATTGGAAGTAGCTCTAATAACGCCGGATAGTGATAACTATTCGGTAACCCCCGTCAAAAAAGTGGAACTTGGTCAAGCAGATTTGGCACTTTGCCCTCTAGAAAGTATTGTTAGTTATAAAACTAAAAAACGACCTTTTGATGCCGTAGCCTTAGCCACAATTTTTAAGGAGGATATAAGTGCCATTGCTGTTCTGGAAAAGAGTGCAATTCTTGGTCCTAAAGATTTGGATGGTTGCACTTACGCTTCTTACAAGGCCAGATATGAAGATGAGATAGTAAGGCAAATGATAAAGAATGATGGCGGAAACGGTACGTTTAAGATTACTTATCCGGAAAAGTTGGGCATTTGGGAAACCATCCTTAATGGTACGGCTGATGCTACCTGGATTTTTACCAATTGGGAAGGAATTCGTGCACAGCAAGAAGGGATTAAATTAAACCTGTTTAAAATGGCGGACTATGGAATACCTTATGGATATTCGCCTGTAATTATGGCCAATAGGGAAACGGTGGATAAACAGAAGGAAATCTATTCAAAAGTTTTGAAGGCCACTAAGAAAGGGTTTTTATTTGCACAGAAAGAGCCGGAAATCGCCATAGAAAGCATTAAGCCATTTGTAGCAAAGGAAGATAACAATATCGATTTGGTAGCGAGTCAAATGTACACCTCCCCCTATTACGGAAATTCGGATAATTGGGGTATCATGGAAAAAGAGCACGTCAATAGCTTTTTATCTTGGCTTCAAAATAAGGGTTTGGAAAAAGCACCTTTATCCTATAAGGATGTGGTCTTTTAA